From a region of the Triticum aestivum cultivar Chinese Spring chromosome 7D, IWGSC CS RefSeq v2.1, whole genome shotgun sequence genome:
- the LOC123169565 gene encoding 1-aminocyclopropane-1-carboxylate oxidase homolog 1, which translates to MASERRLYALKAFDDTKAGVKGLVDAGVTAVPTIFHHPPESLDDAPTHPHGHQFSIPVIDLAGLVTPSGRASVVGAVKAAAETVGFFQVVNHGVPEAAMSGMLAALRSFNEEPAEAKRPYYSRDPGRRAKYESNFDLFQSRAASWRDTLFMEMAPEPPPPEEIPPACRRVAPEYVGLVQRLGRTLFELLSEGMGLRRGYLEEEQECLDGLSFAGHYYPACPEPHLTLGAARHSDPSFLTVLLQDAVGGLEVLVDDDKNQPAWVDVPTAAGALVVNIGDYLQLMSNDRFKSVEHRVVAKSVGPRVSVACFFRADASTRVLEPIVTDAGGARYRSTTVAELVRHYRAKGLDGVPALQHVRI; encoded by the coding sequence ATGGCCTCCGAGCGTCGCCTCTACGCGCTCAAGGCGTTCGACGACACCAAGGCGGGCGTAAAAGGTCTCGTGGACGCGGGCGTCACCGCGGTTCCTACCATCTTTCACCACCCGCCGGAATCCCTCGACGACGCACCAACTCATCCCCATGGCCACCAGTTCTCCATCCCGGTCATCGACTTAGCCGGCCTCGTGACACCGTCTGGACGGGCTTCGGTTGTGGGCGCGGTGAAGGCGGCCGCGGAGACGGTGGGCTTCTTCCAGGTGGTGAACCATGGCGTGCCAGAGGCCGCCATGTCCGGGATGCTCGCGGCGTTGCGGAGCTTCAACGAGGAGCCGGCGGAGGCAAAGCGGCCGTACTACAGCCGGGACCCTGGCCGGCGCGCCAAGTACGAGAGCAACTTCGACCTCTTCCAGTCGCGGGCGGCCAGCTGGCGCGACACGCTCTTCATGGAGATggccccggagccgccgccgcccgaggagatCCCTCCGGCGTGCAGGCGCGTGGCGCCGGAGTACGTGGGGCTAGTACAACGGCTGGGCCGCACTCTCTTCGAGCTGCTATCGGAGGGGATGGGACTCCGGCGCGGGTAcctggaggaggagcaggagtGCCTGGATGGGCTGAGCTTCGCCGGCCACTACTACCCTGCGTGCCCGGAGCCGCACCTGACCCTCGGAGCCGCCAGGCACTCCGACCCCAGCTTCCTCACGGTGCTCCTCCAGGACGCGGTCGGCGGACTCGAGGTGCTCGTTGACGACGACAAGAACCAGCCTGCGTGGGTGGACGTGCCGACAGCGGCGGGGGCGCTGGTGGTGAACATCGGCGACTACCTGCAGCTCATGTCCAACGACAGGTTCAAGAGCGTGGAGCACCGCGTGGTGGCCAAGAGCGTGGGGCCGAGAGTCTCGGTAGCCTGCTTCTTCCGGGCGGACGCGTCGACAAGGGTGCTTGAGCCGATCGTCACGGACGCCGGCGGCGCGCGGTACAGGAGCACGACGGTGGCGGAGTTGGTCCGGCACTACAGGGCCAAGGGCCTGGACGGCGTCCCTGCACTCCAACACGTCAGGATCTGA